Proteins found in one Nostoc sp. NIES-3756 genomic segment:
- a CDS encoding YidH family protein, which yields MLLKSKNTEELEHKKKAAKLNPSRVRDHLANERTYLAWMRTGIALLGFGVVIVRLRAFQAPLVPRPGTGWKLGLVFSLVGLLTVWLSTGHYFTVRRDIEEDTYEPADRWIILFSLAVMLLGAGVVYFVFTSPLDPLSPVIPE from the coding sequence GAAGGCGGCAAAATTAAATCCGTCAAGAGTACGTGATCATTTAGCAAACGAACGTACCTACTTAGCTTGGATGCGAACAGGGATAGCCCTGTTAGGTTTTGGTGTTGTGATTGTGCGTTTACGTGCCTTTCAAGCACCCCTAGTCCCTCGCCCTGGTACTGGTTGGAAATTAGGTTTAGTTTTTTCTTTGGTAGGTTTGCTCACAGTATGGCTATCAACAGGGCATTATTTTACTGTGCGTCGTGATATCGAGGAAGACACTTACGAACCGGCAGACCGTTGGATAATTCTTTTTAGCCTAGCTGTGATGCTCTTGGGGGCTGGGGTTGTTTATTTTGTGTTTACAAGTCCTTTAGACCCCCTCAGTCCGGTTATCCCGGAATAA
- the ahcY gene encoding adenosylhomocysteinase, protein MTATSPRLKHEVKDLALAPLGRQRIEWAGREMPVLRQIRDRFAQEKPFVGLRLVACAHITTETAHLAIALKAGGADALLIASNPLSTQDDVAASLVLDHEIPVFAQKGEDAETYNRHVQIALDHRPNVIIDDGSDVVATLVQERQHQIADLIGTTEETTTGIVRLKAMFKDGVLTFPAVNVNDADTKHFFDNRYGTGQSTLDGIIRATNILLAGKTVVVVGYGWCGKGTALRARGLGANVIVTEIDPIKAIEAVMDGFRVLPMAEAATQGDLFITVTGNKHVIRGEHFDAMKDGAIVCNSGHFDIELDLKYLASQAKEIKQVRPFTEEYRLNSGKSVIVLGEGRLINLAAAEGHPSAVMDMSFANQALAVEYLVKNKGNLEPGLHSVPTEVDQEIARLKLQALGIYIDTLTPDQIEYINSWTSGT, encoded by the coding sequence ATGACCGCAACTTCTCCCCGATTAAAGCACGAGGTTAAAGACCTCGCCCTCGCTCCCTTGGGAAGACAGCGTATTGAATGGGCTGGACGGGAAATGCCAGTATTAAGGCAAATCCGCGATCGCTTTGCTCAAGAAAAGCCCTTTGTTGGGTTGCGTCTTGTAGCTTGCGCCCACATCACCACAGAAACAGCACATTTGGCGATCGCCTTAAAAGCTGGTGGTGCAGACGCGCTGTTAATTGCGAGTAACCCCCTATCCACCCAAGACGACGTAGCAGCCAGCCTCGTCTTAGACCATGAAATTCCCGTATTCGCGCAAAAAGGCGAAGATGCGGAAACCTATAACCGTCACGTGCAAATCGCTTTAGACCATCGCCCCAACGTTATCATTGACGATGGTAGCGATGTGGTAGCAACCCTGGTACAAGAACGTCAACACCAGATTGCTGACTTAATTGGGACTACCGAAGAAACCACCACAGGTATCGTCCGTCTCAAAGCCATGTTTAAAGATGGCGTTCTCACTTTCCCCGCAGTCAACGTTAACGACGCGGATACCAAGCACTTCTTTGATAACCGCTACGGTACAGGTCAATCCACCTTAGACGGGATTATCCGCGCTACAAATATCCTCCTGGCTGGTAAAACTGTAGTTGTAGTTGGTTACGGTTGGTGTGGTAAAGGTACAGCCCTCCGCGCCCGTGGACTTGGTGCTAACGTCATCGTCACCGAAATCGACCCCATCAAAGCTATTGAAGCAGTAATGGATGGCTTCCGCGTATTACCAATGGCTGAAGCTGCAACCCAAGGTGACTTGTTCATTACCGTGACTGGTAACAAGCACGTCATTCGTGGTGAACATTTTGATGCTATGAAAGATGGTGCGATCGTTTGTAACTCCGGTCACTTTGATATTGAACTTGACCTAAAATATTTGGCAAGTCAAGCCAAAGAAATCAAGCAAGTACGCCCCTTTACTGAAGAATACCGCCTCAACAGTGGTAAATCAGTCATCGTTCTGGGTGAAGGACGCTTAATTAACCTAGCGGCTGCGGAAGGACACCCAAGCGCCGTAATGGATATGAGCTTTGCCAACCAAGCTTTAGCTGTAGAATACCTAGTGAAGAACAAAGGTAACTTAGAACCCGGTTTACATTCAGTTCCCACTGAAGTTGACCAAGAAATTGCCCGCTTGAAGTTGCAAGCCTTAGGTATTTACATCGACACCCTCACACCAGACCAAATTGAGTACATCAATTCCTGGACTAGTGGAACTTGA
- a CDS encoding mechanosensitive ion channel family protein produces MRFHFLAIAGSMAITIVSMPKATAQIPFLQQLPVPTSTSNQSNNKVVSDWVYLDGRRLFQIAATNNNIAERKENIEQNLQEITHNYVRSSAAEPAVQVRTLNGLPVIYVNNRYLMTITPQDASQGEGDGFALAESIKESLKQDLQRARQERQTQFFIDQAKIAGAIALTMLITSWGVTGWQRRSLKSDFSPALETNQITTQLNQQQQRHLREVKRRLFQFTQIGIWGGGNFIILGLFPYTRSLQVAILSAAQIPLRLAVVGVGTYVAIRLAYALIDRFTTTLISSGALLTTEEASERLQLRVSTFSGVTKSIATIVCVGVGILLALVSLGIDIVPLLAGASLVGVAVSLASQNLIKDAINGFLIILEDQYALGDVINVGNFGGLVENLNLRMTQIRDSEGRLITIPNSEVKIVANLSSRWSRADLSIPVDYQADIDQVLQLIGDIALKMDQDPLWQRKIIETPQVLGIDNFGDRGLIIRVWIKTQPLKQWDVAREYRRRLKIAFDKAGIFIPVPQQAVWVNDNPPVLHAQENGKGAGSGE; encoded by the coding sequence GTGCGATTTCACTTTTTGGCGATCGCGGGTTCAATGGCTATCACCATTGTCTCTATGCCAAAAGCGACAGCCCAGATTCCATTTTTGCAGCAACTACCAGTACCAACCAGTACCAGCAACCAATCGAATAATAAAGTTGTATCTGACTGGGTTTATTTGGATGGTCGCCGCTTATTCCAGATAGCAGCGACCAACAACAATATTGCAGAACGCAAGGAAAATATTGAGCAGAATCTGCAAGAAATTACTCACAATTATGTCCGCTCATCGGCGGCAGAACCTGCTGTACAAGTCCGCACACTCAACGGATTACCAGTAATTTACGTCAACAATCGCTACTTGATGACCATCACTCCTCAAGATGCTAGCCAGGGAGAGGGTGATGGCTTTGCATTAGCTGAAAGTATTAAAGAGTCGTTAAAACAGGACTTACAACGAGCAAGACAAGAACGACAAACTCAATTTTTCATCGACCAAGCGAAAATTGCTGGTGCGATCGCCTTAACCATGCTGATCACTAGCTGGGGCGTAACAGGTTGGCAACGCCGTTCCTTAAAATCTGACTTTTCCCCAGCATTAGAAACCAATCAAATTACAACCCAGTTAAATCAACAGCAGCAGCGACATCTACGAGAAGTTAAAAGAAGACTATTTCAATTCACCCAAATAGGCATCTGGGGTGGGGGAAATTTCATTATTTTAGGTTTATTTCCTTACACACGTAGCTTGCAAGTAGCTATTCTCTCAGCAGCCCAAATTCCTTTACGATTAGCTGTGGTAGGTGTAGGAACTTATGTGGCGATACGTTTGGCCTATGCACTGATAGATCGTTTTACTACCACCCTCATTAGCAGTGGTGCATTACTCACAACTGAGGAAGCCTCAGAACGTCTGCAATTGCGAGTCTCTACATTTTCTGGAGTGACGAAAAGTATTGCCACTATCGTCTGTGTTGGAGTAGGAATTTTGCTAGCGCTGGTATCGTTGGGTATAGATATCGTTCCTTTACTGGCAGGTGCGAGTTTAGTCGGTGTGGCTGTATCTTTAGCCTCGCAGAACTTAATCAAAGATGCAATTAACGGCTTCCTAATTATCTTGGAAGACCAGTACGCTTTAGGTGATGTGATTAATGTCGGTAATTTCGGCGGTTTAGTAGAGAATCTTAATCTGCGGATGACTCAAATACGCGACTCGGAAGGCAGGTTAATCACAATTCCCAACAGTGAAGTTAAAATTGTGGCTAATCTCTCCAGCCGTTGGTCAAGAGCCGATTTATCTATACCTGTAGACTATCAGGCTGATATTGACCAAGTTTTGCAGTTGATTGGCGATATAGCCTTAAAGATGGATCAAGACCCCCTCTGGCAAAGGAAAATTATTGAAACACCGCAAGTATTAGGAATAGATAATTTTGGCGATCGCGGTTTGATTATCCGCGTTTGGATTAAAACTCAACCCCTCAAACAATGGGATGTAGCCAGAGAATACCGCCGCCGCCTCAAAATTGCCTTCGATAAAGCAGGTATCTTTATTCCTGTACCACAACAAGCAGTTTGGGTGAATGATAATCCCCCTGTACTACACGCTCAGGAGAATGGTAAGGGAGCGGGGAGTGGGGAGTAG
- a CDS encoding cysteine hydrolase family protein: MNRALLVIDVQNEYFTGKLPVSYPSSSLDKILQVMNTAHEKNIPVIVVRHTQPQEDTPIFKQGTPEWELHPEVAKFPYKLLIEKKLPGSFTGTELETWLRENGIDTVVISGYMTQMCCDTTARQAAHLGFSVEFLSDATGTLAFQNNGGAATDEELHRAILVAQDGFISKIISTSEWVENL, translated from the coding sequence ATGAACCGAGCCTTGTTAGTTATCGATGTGCAGAACGAATATTTCACTGGTAAGTTGCCAGTCAGCTATCCATCAAGCAGCTTAGACAAGATTTTGCAAGTCATGAATACTGCTCATGAAAAAAATATTCCCGTGATTGTAGTGAGACACACGCAACCACAGGAAGATACACCCATCTTTAAACAAGGAACTCCAGAATGGGAACTCCACCCAGAGGTGGCTAAGTTTCCTTATAAATTGCTGATTGAGAAAAAATTACCAGGAAGCTTTACAGGAACGGAATTAGAAACTTGGTTGAGAGAAAACGGTATTGATACCGTCGTCATCAGTGGATATATGACACAAATGTGCTGCGACACAACAGCTAGACAAGCTGCTCATCTGGGCTTTTCGGTAGAATTTCTCTCTGATGCAACCGGAACCCTCGCCTTTCAAAATAACGGCGGTGCTGCTACAGATGAAGAACTTCATAGAGCGATTTTAGTGGCTCAAGATGGTTTCATTAGCAAAATCATCAGCACTTCAGAATGGGTTGAGAATCTATAG
- a CDS encoding (2Fe-2S) ferredoxin domain-containing protein, producing MGDKFLTLSEFNLEGNFLGFVGKKPRKVKYLSLAVPSGDVLVKLPKKLRGSLTSSLEIGEIINIYGVCKLNKHTGTIKLKAYQVIASDTINQIPLAPPAKIMVCQKAGCVKRGGKGLLSELEKTLCDRGLRDKVEIEHTDCQKRCSSAPNCVLMLGKKKYKKIHPEAIASLLESYLTAEHPCSQ from the coding sequence ATGGGTGATAAATTTTTGACGTTATCAGAGTTTAATCTTGAGGGTAATTTTCTGGGTTTTGTTGGTAAGAAACCCAGAAAGGTTAAATATTTAAGTTTGGCAGTTCCCTCTGGAGATGTATTAGTTAAACTACCAAAAAAATTACGTGGTTCTCTAACTTCTTCTTTAGAAATAGGTGAAATAATCAATATTTATGGTGTCTGTAAGTTAAATAAACATACAGGCACAATTAAACTCAAAGCTTATCAAGTCATAGCCAGCGATACAATTAACCAAATACCATTAGCACCACCAGCTAAAATTATGGTATGTCAGAAAGCTGGTTGTGTTAAACGTGGTGGTAAAGGTTTACTGTCAGAATTAGAAAAAACTTTGTGCGATCGCGGTTTACGTGACAAAGTAGAAATAGAACACACCGATTGTCAAAAACGCTGTAGCAGCGCCCCTAACTGTGTCCTCATGTTGGGTAAAAAGAAATACAAGAAAATTCATCCAGAGGCGATCGCATCTCTGTTAGAAAGTTATTTAACTGCTGAACATCCTTGTAGTCAATAG
- the nifT gene encoding putative nitrogen fixation protein NifT, producing the protein MKVMLRVNDAGNLTVYVPKKDLEEVVVKQTDGAEGKVLTLANGWELEFKEIPDVANLPKTLEAKRLD; encoded by the coding sequence ATGAAAGTGATGTTACGAGTGAATGATGCCGGTAACTTAACAGTCTACGTTCCTAAAAAAGATTTAGAAGAAGTAGTTGTGAAACAAACAGACGGTGCGGAAGGAAAAGTTCTGACTCTAGCCAATGGTTGGGAATTAGAGTTTAAAGAAATACCCGATGTAGCTAATTTACCTAAAACCTTGGAAGCGAAAAGACTGGATTAG
- a CDS encoding nitrogen fixation protein NifZ has protein sequence MQRDEYELDSEPEYEVGEKVRLRKQIKNDGTFPGRDIGEILAKKGEIGYVASIGTFLQRSYIYAVHFLEKGIIVGCKAKEIESAEENNESDVTSE, from the coding sequence ATGCAGCGCGATGAATACGAGTTAGATTCAGAACCAGAGTATGAAGTAGGAGAAAAAGTCAGACTCCGCAAACAAATTAAGAATGATGGCACATTTCCCGGCAGAGACATTGGGGAGATTTTAGCCAAAAAAGGAGAGATAGGTTACGTAGCTAGTATAGGTACATTTTTGCAACGTTCCTATATTTATGCCGTGCATTTCTTGGAGAAGGGAATCATAGTCGGTTGTAAAGCAAAAGAAATAGAATCTGCTGAGGAAAACAATGAAAGTGATGTTACGAGTGAATGA
- the nifV gene encoding homocitrate synthase → MNKVLINDTTLRDGEQAAGVAFTLEEKVAIAKFLDTIGVPELEVGIPAMGEEEMRAICAISNLGLNANLLAWNRAVISDIKASIACGMKRVHIAIPVSGIQIAAKFHGQWRVSLQRLKDCISFAVDQGLWVAVGGEDSSRADENFLLDVALYAQEWGASRFRFCDTVGVLDPFTTYGKVKLLVSALNIPVEVHTHNDFGMATANALAGIKAGAASVNTTVIGLGERAGNAALEEVVMAIKRIYGVDMGIDTPRLLELSQLVATASGANVPPWKAIVGENTFAHESGIHAHGVLQNPDTYEPFAPEEVGWERRLVLGKHSGRHLVSNLLEQHGIFLNPEETQAVLDAVRQQSVKKKRSLTIEELLNLVKEQRYSHAAR, encoded by the coding sequence ATGAATAAAGTTCTCATTAATGACACTACATTACGTGATGGTGAGCAAGCCGCAGGTGTTGCTTTTACCTTAGAAGAGAAAGTTGCGATCGCTAAATTTCTCGATACCATCGGTGTACCTGAATTAGAAGTTGGGATTCCAGCGATGGGTGAGGAAGAAATGCGTGCTATATGTGCAATTTCTAACTTAGGTTTAAATGCCAACCTCCTAGCTTGGAACCGCGCCGTTATCTCAGATATCAAAGCTTCCATCGCTTGTGGAATGAAGCGGGTGCATATCGCCATCCCCGTTTCCGGTATTCAAATCGCCGCGAAATTCCACGGACAATGGCGGGTAAGTCTGCAAAGACTCAAAGATTGTATCAGCTTTGCCGTTGATCAAGGTCTTTGGGTTGCAGTAGGAGGAGAAGATTCCTCCAGAGCTGATGAAAACTTCCTCTTGGATGTCGCATTATACGCTCAAGAATGGGGTGCATCCCGGTTTCGTTTCTGCGACACAGTAGGAGTGCTAGATCCTTTCACCACCTACGGAAAAGTTAAGCTACTCGTCTCAGCTTTAAACATTCCTGTAGAAGTTCACACTCACAATGATTTTGGCATGGCGACAGCTAACGCCTTAGCAGGAATTAAAGCTGGTGCTGCATCTGTCAATACTACCGTGATTGGGTTGGGTGAGCGAGCTGGTAACGCCGCCTTAGAAGAAGTTGTGATGGCTATCAAACGCATCTATGGCGTAGATATGGGTATTGATACACCCCGTTTGTTGGAACTATCGCAACTAGTAGCAACAGCTTCTGGTGCTAATGTACCACCTTGGAAGGCGATCGTTGGTGAAAATACCTTTGCTCACGAATCAGGTATTCATGCACATGGTGTACTGCAAAATCCTGATACCTATGAACCATTCGCACCGGAAGAAGTTGGTTGGGAACGCCGTTTAGTACTAGGTAAACATTCAGGAAGACATTTAGTTTCTAACTTATTAGAACAGCACGGAATTTTCTTGAACCCAGAAGAAACCCAGGCTGTTTTAGATGCAGTACGCCAACAGTCAGTTAAGAAAAAACGCAGTTTGACTATAGAAGAACTGTTGAACTTGGTAAAAGAACAGAGGTATTCTCATGCAGCGCGATGA
- a CDS encoding DUF2949 domain-containing protein — MMTNTKNKNLELLNFLHKELELSDKDMAVALKHQKFDNGPLPMLLWQYGLVDLAQLEQILDWLYDES, encoded by the coding sequence ATGATGACAAATACTAAAAATAAAAATCTAGAATTACTAAATTTTTTACATAAAGAACTTGAGTTATCTGATAAAGACATGGCTGTAGCCCTAAAACATCAGAAGTTTGACAACGGGCCTTTACCGATGCTGCTTTGGCAATACGGGTTAGTGGACTTGGCGCAGCTAGAACAGATTTTAGATTGGTTATATGACGAGAGTTAG
- a CDS encoding Asr1405/Asl0597 family protein: MLPPWSSQVLQIPLCDRWQIYHRLQELMIPCSCHADGSLRVQVNSWLTAILVRSTVMQFLGSRQELIDWLERCWYCNHD, translated from the coding sequence ATGTTACCACCTTGGAGTTCTCAAGTGTTGCAGATACCGTTGTGCGATCGCTGGCAGATTTATCACCGATTGCAAGAGTTAATGATCCCCTGTTCCTGTCATGCAGATGGTTCATTAAGGGTGCAAGTAAATAGTTGGCTGACTGCAATTTTAGTCCGCAGTACGGTAATGCAATTTCTAGGTTCCCGTCAAGAATTAATAGACTGGCTAGAGCGTTGCTGGTATTGCAACCATGACTAG
- the cysE gene encoding serine O-acetyltransferase, with product MQQSLDGIENPPDSTHRSLLKILLSGVFLEPLLSDFLIIFERDPAARNWLEVIFCYPGLHAICLHRFAHWLHRRGVVFFPRLISHLARFITGIEIHPGAVIGKGVFIDHGMGVVIGETAIVGDYALIYQGVTLGGTGKESGKRHPTVGSHVVVGSGAKVLGNITIGDRVRVGAGSVVLRDVPHDCTIVGVPGRIITHKSKTNLSPLEHGKLPDVEADVIRSLLSRIEQLEQKLQKTLISQPKEAELLTKDK from the coding sequence ATGCAACAGTCCTTAGATGGTATTGAGAATCCTCCAGATTCGACACATAGATCCCTGCTGAAAATTCTACTCTCTGGCGTTTTTTTGGAGCCATTGTTGAGTGATTTTCTGATTATTTTTGAACGCGACCCAGCTGCACGTAATTGGTTAGAAGTTATCTTCTGTTACCCTGGACTTCATGCGATTTGTTTGCACCGTTTCGCCCATTGGTTACATCGTCGGGGAGTAGTTTTCTTCCCGCGCTTAATTTCCCATTTGGCTAGGTTTATCACGGGAATTGAGATTCATCCGGGTGCGGTGATTGGTAAAGGTGTGTTTATCGACCACGGGATGGGCGTTGTCATCGGTGAAACGGCGATTGTGGGAGATTATGCCCTAATTTATCAGGGTGTCACTCTAGGGGGTACTGGGAAGGAAAGCGGTAAGCGTCATCCTACTGTGGGTAGTCATGTGGTGGTGGGTTCTGGTGCAAAGGTTTTGGGAAATATTACAATTGGCGATCGCGTGCGTGTTGGTGCGGGTTCTGTTGTCTTGCGTGATGTTCCTCACGATTGCACAATTGTCGGCGTTCCTGGACGCATTATTACCCATAAATCCAAAACTAATCTCTCTCCTCTGGAACATGGAAAGTTACCTGATGTGGAAGCAGATGTAATTCGTTCTTTGCTGTCACGCATTGAACAACTTGAACAAAAACTGCAAAAAACGCTGATAAGTCAACCAAAAGAAGCTGAACTGTTGACGAAAGACAAATAA
- the purU gene encoding formyltetrahydrofolate deformylase → MTKPTATLLISCPDQRGLVAKIANFIYANGGNIIHADQHTDFAAGLFLTRIEWQLEGFNLPRDIIGAAFNAIAQPLGAKWELHFSDTIPRIAIWVSRQDHCLYDLIWRQRAKEISAEIPLIISNHPHLKVVAEQFGIDFHHIPINKDNKAEQETKQLELLQQYQIDLVVLAKYMQIVSADFISKFPQIINIHHSFLPAFVGANPYHRAFERGVKVIGATAHYATPELDAGPIIEQDVVRVSHRDEVEDLIRKGKDLERVVLARAVRLHLQNRVLVYGNRTVVFE, encoded by the coding sequence ATGACCAAACCGACTGCAACCTTACTGATTTCTTGTCCCGACCAACGAGGATTAGTAGCCAAAATTGCCAACTTTATCTATGCTAATGGCGGTAACATTATCCATGCAGACCAGCATACAGATTTCGCTGCGGGGTTATTCCTCACACGTATCGAATGGCAGTTAGAAGGCTTCAATTTACCGCGAGATATAATCGGGGCTGCGTTTAATGCTATAGCTCAACCTCTAGGCGCTAAGTGGGAACTACATTTTTCTGATACCATTCCGCGCATTGCTATTTGGGTGAGTCGCCAAGACCATTGCCTATATGATTTAATTTGGCGACAGCGTGCCAAAGAAATATCGGCCGAGATTCCCTTAATTATCAGTAATCATCCTCATTTAAAGGTAGTAGCAGAGCAATTTGGCATCGACTTTCATCATATCCCCATCAATAAAGATAATAAAGCTGAACAGGAAACTAAACAACTAGAGTTATTGCAACAATATCAAATTGATTTAGTGGTATTGGCAAAATATATGCAAATTGTTAGTGCCGATTTTATAAGTAAATTTCCACAAATTATTAATATCCATCACTCATTCTTACCAGCTTTTGTAGGTGCGAATCCTTACCATAGAGCTTTTGAACGTGGTGTGAAAGTCATTGGTGCTACCGCTCACTATGCAACTCCTGAATTAGATGCTGGGCCAATTATTGAGCAAGATGTGGTTAGGGTAAGTCACCGAGATGAGGTTGAGGATTTAATCAGAAAAGGCAAGGATTTAGAACGAGTAGTTTTAGCTAGAGCAGTACGTTTACATCTCCAGAATCGGGTATTGGTGTATGGTAATCGTACTGTAGTTTTTGAGTGA
- a CDS encoding N-acetylmuramoyl-L-alanine amidase — protein MRYGIDIGHNCPPDTGARGIKFEDNLTLDVGNRVITKLRALGHEVIACKPDRASSVKDSLSQRCNKANASKVEVYVSIHFNAFNGQANGTEVFATSDNGRRIAKPVLDEIVKLGYFNRGVKSGSHLFVLRNTDMPAILVECCFIDSTKDMNLFDAEATANAIVKGLTGKLPSTTVPSVSDEEQNTDTSILRLQKSLNRLKITDRNNKALVENGQLNSETKFALEKFQGIVGLEKTGILNEGTWNAINLILAKRIIRPNHAGGPVVRYLQFRVGVEVDGIYGAQTEAAIKRFQRQNGLLADGIVGPVSWQKLIG, from the coding sequence ATGAGATATGGAATTGATATAGGTCACAATTGCCCACCAGATACTGGAGCTAGAGGTATAAAATTTGAGGATAATCTAACTTTAGATGTAGGCAATCGAGTAATAACTAAGTTAAGAGCTTTAGGACATGAAGTAATAGCATGTAAACCAGATAGAGCTTCTTCAGTTAAAGATTCACTTTCTCAAAGATGTAACAAGGCCAATGCTAGCAAAGTAGAAGTTTACGTTTCTATCCATTTTAATGCTTTTAATGGACAAGCTAACGGCACAGAAGTATTTGCGACTAGTGATAATGGTAGAAGAATTGCTAAACCTGTATTAGATGAAATTGTTAAATTAGGATATTTTAATCGTGGAGTAAAAAGCGGTTCTCACCTCTTTGTTCTGCGTAATACAGATATGCCTGCTATTCTTGTAGAATGCTGCTTCATTGATTCGACAAAAGATATGAATTTGTTCGATGCAGAAGCAACAGCTAATGCAATCGTTAAAGGATTGACAGGGAAGTTACCAAGTACTACTGTACCTTCTGTTTCTGATGAAGAACAAAATACAGATACGAGTATTTTGAGATTACAGAAATCATTAAATCGTCTCAAAATTACTGATAGAAATAATAAGGCTTTAGTAGAGAATGGTCAACTTAATTCTGAAACGAAGTTTGCACTAGAAAAGTTTCAAGGCATTGTAGGACTGGAAAAAACTGGCATTCTCAATGAAGGAACATGGAACGCCATCAATCTAATTTTAGCTAAAAGAATCATCAGACCTAACCATGCTGGCGGCCCTGTTGTCAGATATTTACAATTTAGAGTAGGAGTTGAAGTTGATGGTATTTATGGCGCACAAACAGAAGCCGCAATTAAAAGATTTCAAAGGCAGAATGGTTTGCTTGCAGATGGAATTGTTGGGCCAGTGAGTTGGCAAAAATTAATTGGTTAG
- a CDS encoding prephenate/arogenate dehydrogenase: protein MQIGILGLGLIGGSLGYDLRSQGHRVLGVSRKQSTCETAVALGSVDEAAVDMNLLTGAELVFICTPIGLIVPQVQQLINHLSPSTVVTDVGSVKAPIVAAISPLWENFVGGHPMAGTADSGIEAAQRNLFVDRPYVLTPEATTPKRAIAIVEEIVRSLGANIYHCQPQQHDRAVSWISHLPVMVSSSLIAACISEDDPEVLQLAQNLASSGFRDTSRVGGGNPELGVMMAQYNRPALLVSLQQYRRNLDELIDLIEQEDWQNLASKLQITQQARPDFVD, encoded by the coding sequence ATGCAAATTGGAATTTTAGGTCTAGGCTTAATTGGTGGTTCATTGGGTTATGATTTGCGATCGCAAGGTCATCGTGTGTTAGGAGTTAGCCGCAAGCAATCTACCTGTGAGACAGCCGTAGCTTTAGGTAGCGTTGATGAAGCTGCTGTTGACATGAATTTATTAACAGGTGCAGAGTTGGTATTTATTTGTACACCCATCGGTCTTATTGTTCCCCAAGTGCAGCAGTTGATTAATCATCTGTCGCCGTCTACGGTGGTAACTGATGTAGGTTCGGTGAAAGCACCCATCGTTGCGGCGATTTCACCCTTGTGGGAAAATTTTGTCGGTGGTCATCCAATGGCTGGAACAGCAGATAGTGGGATAGAAGCGGCGCAAAGAAATTTATTTGTGGATAGACCGTATGTATTGACACCGGAGGCGACAACACCCAAAAGGGCGATCGCAATTGTAGAGGAAATTGTGCGATCGCTAGGTGCTAATATTTACCATTGTCAGCCCCAACAACATGACCGTGCTGTCAGTTGGATTTCTCACTTACCTGTTATGGTGAGTTCATCGTTAATTGCAGCCTGCATTAGTGAAGATGACCCGGAGGTTTTACAATTAGCCCAAAATTTAGCTAGTTCAGGTTTTCGTGATACTAGTCGGGTGGGTGGTGGTAATCCAGAGTTAGGGGTAATGATGGCGCAATATAATCGTCCAGCTTTGTTAGTTTCGTTGCAACAATATCGGCGTAATCTTGATGAGTTAATTGATTTAATTGAGCAAGAAGATTGGCAGAATTTGGCAAGTAAGTTGCAAATCACGCAACAGGCTAGACCTGATTTTGTTGACTAG